In Alkalihalobacterium alkalinitrilicum, a genomic segment contains:
- a CDS encoding divergent PAP2 family protein produces the protein MNKEMTTALTTIGIAQLLKVPLNKQANGTWNWRSVFESGNMPSSHSAGVTALATYIGLKKGFKTVDFALAAVFGMIVMYDAQGIRRQAGELTIKVNHLDEEVDKLAGHESHSAHEEEDRKLKEMLGHQPQEVLGGAILGAFTGAISYFLNEK, from the coding sequence ATGAATAAAGAGATGACGACAGCTTTAACAACGATCGGTATTGCTCAACTTTTAAAAGTCCCATTAAATAAACAAGCGAACGGAACGTGGAATTGGAGATCGGTATTTGAAAGTGGGAATATGCCGAGTTCACATTCCGCTGGGGTAACAGCTTTAGCGACCTATATTGGGTTGAAAAAGGGTTTCAAAACGGTCGATTTTGCGTTAGCTGCAGTTTTTGGAATGATCGTTATGTATGATGCGCAAGGTATCCGAAGACAAGCAGGAGAGTTAACGATAAAAGTAAATCATTTAGATGAAGAAGTAGATAAGTTAGCAGGGCATGAATCGCATTCAGCCCATGAAGAAGAAGATCGTAAACTAAAAGAAATGCTTGGTCATCAACCACAGGAAGTACTTGGTGGGGCTATATTAGGTGCCTTTACGGGAGCAATTAGTTATTTTTTAAACGAAAAATAG